A segment of the Pseudodesulfovibrio sp. S3 genome:
CGCAGAGGCCGTCTAACGTGATCTCCTCGTTGAATAGTGCAGCGGCTCGACCGCGCCCGGATGGACATCGGGTGGGAGTGGAATCGTCCAAGTTCGTGACCGCAGTATTGCATCAGTTCGCGGAGTCACTGGGCAATGCCATTGATGCCAAGGACCCATACACTTCCAGTCATTCTGAGGAGGTGGCCGAGGTCTCACACACTTTGGCCCTGAGTATGGGAATGAGTCCAAGAGAGGCGGATATCATCCATGTGGCCGGCCACTTGCACGACATCGGAAAGATCGGTGTTCCGGATTCGGTCTTGATCAAAAAAGGGCCGCTGAACGCAGGGGAGTGGCAAGCCGTCCGCAAGCACCCTCTGGTGGGAGCGGACATCCTCCGTCCTGTGGCGGCGTTGAGCAGCCTCGGCATCGTGGGCATGGTTCTGCATCATCATGAGCGGTTCGACGGCACGGGCTATCCGAGCCGCCTCAAAGGGGCGGCAATCCCCATCGGCGCACGCATCATCGCCCTTGCCGACAGTCTGTCCGCCATGTTGCAGGACAGACCGTACCGGGCGACCAAGGGTTTTGATGCAGCCTGTGAGGAGATCGTGCGCTGCTCGGGAAAACAGTTCGACCCCTCAGTGGTTTCGGCCTTTGAAAAGTCTGCGGGAAAGATTCTGAGTACAATGTCGCTGCTTTCATCCCCGGGAAAAAAATGACACACCCGTGACCGGTTCAAGAGTCGGAAAAAGATCACCCCACCGTCAGTTGACGGCGGGGTGAAGTTTTTGTGGGGATGCAAACCTGAGTGCGGATGCGTTACGCCTTGGGCGGATCCGGCAGGGTGAGCAGGGGGGCGATGACTGCTTCCAGGGCTTTGCCTGTGGCGGTGTCGCGGTGTACCTTCAGGAAGGGGTATCCTTCGTCGCCGGAGTGGGTCACTTCCGGGTCAAGGGGGATGCGACCCAGGAATCGGACGCCCGCTTCCTTGGCCAGTGCTTCTCCGCCGCCGGAATTGAATATCTGGTGCACTGCCCCGCAGTCGGGACAGGCGAATCCGGACATGTTTTCAACGATGCCGAAGACGCGGTTGCCCACTTCGCCCACGAAGGAGACGGACCGGCGCACATCGTCGATGGCCACACCCTGAGGCGTGGTGACGATGACGGCCATGGCCGTGGTTCCGAGGGTCTGGAGGGTGGAAAGAGGCTCGTCACCGGTGCCCGGAGGGCAGTCAACGATGAGAAAATCCAGATCGCCCCACATGACGTCTTCCACAAACTGTTTGATCAGCCCCATCTTGACCGGGCCGCGCCAAATGACTGCCTGGCGCTCGTCCTGCAACAGGAAACCCAGGGACATGACCGACAGGTTCTTGCTCCAGGGCACCGGTTCCATTATCTGGTCGCCCATGTGAGGCTGTTGCCCCTTCAAGGCGAGCAGGCGCGGTATGCTCGGGCCGTGTACGTCCACGTCCAGCAGTCCGACCTTTTTCCCGGCCAGGGACAGAGCCACGGCTATGTTGGCGGCCATGGTGGATTTGCCCACGCCGCCCTTGCCGGACATGACCACTATCTTGTGCTTGATGCGGCCCAGGGTTTTTTGCAGTTTGGCATCCGGGTTGTCGCAGCCTGTTGAACTGGAACAGCTTCCGTCAGGTGCGGCAGACGCACATCCATTACATTCGCTCATAGTGTTCTCCTGAAAAATGACGGCCGGAGCCGATCTTGAAGTGCCGTAAAATTATGCGGCGGGACTTCGCCGCAGACGGGTGTCAGAGAGATAAACATAGTCGGGGAAAAGTCAAATCGTGATGCCGGGCATGGCCAGTTGGGACAGGGTGTCTTGTATGAAGCCTTCGAGCACCTGGCTCTCGGACCCGGTGAGCCAGGGCAGGACCGTGATGCCCGCCCTTTCGAGAGTTTGTCTGGTCTTTGTGCAGATGGCACCGCACAGGAAAGCAGTTACCCCGCAGGCCAATATGGCGGATGTCCTGTCCATAGGGTCCTTTGAGGGAAGGGATAGGAGGCCTGCGGGGTAAAATTTGTTGTCACGTATTTCAAAAAGCTTGTAACCGTCTGCGTTCTCACACACCGATGCCAGCCGGTCCTGGTAGCACGCCAGGCAGATTAGCTTGGCGGATTCAGTCATAATCATATCGCTCCAAGGTCGTCAGAAGTCGAGCCGGTTATCTCTAAGATAGCATAGGGCGTGCCAAAACAATAACACTGTAAAAACAACATGTTGCAATTTTGAAGAGAAGGGTTTGGGATAATTTTTAGCCTTTGGCGAAAGCTGGTGGGCGATTTATTCGCCTTTTGTCGCGGCGGTCAACAGGCGGCGCAGGGTGTCCTTGGTGATGCCGAGTTCGCGGCAGGCGGCCATTTTTTTCCCGTTGTTTCTTTCCACGGCCTGACGGGCTGCGCGCCGTTTGATGGCGTCCATGGTGCCGGACAGGGATTGAACGATCTTGTCGTCCTGCCTGCCGGGGTGGAAGTGTTCCGGCAGGTGTTCCACCTGGATGAAACCGCTGGGGCAGAGGATGAATGCGTACTCCAGGATATTTTCCAGTTCGCGGACGTTGCCGGGAAAGTC
Coding sequences within it:
- a CDS encoding HD-GYP domain-containing protein, with amino-acid sequence MTAVLHQFAESLGNAIDAKDPYTSSHSEEVAEVSHTLALSMGMSPREADIIHVAGHLHDIGKIGVPDSVLIKKGPLNAGEWQAVRKHPLVGADILRPVAALSSLGIVGMVLHHHERFDGTGYPSRLKGAAIPIGARIIALADSLSAMLQDRPYRATKGFDAACEEIVRCSGKQFDPSVVSAFEKSAGKILSTMSLLSSPGKK
- a CDS encoding Mrp/NBP35 family ATP-binding protein — protein: MSECNGCASAAPDGSCSSSTGCDNPDAKLQKTLGRIKHKIVVMSGKGGVGKSTMAANIAVALSLAGKKVGLLDVDVHGPSIPRLLALKGQQPHMGDQIMEPVPWSKNLSVMSLGFLLQDERQAVIWRGPVKMGLIKQFVEDVMWGDLDFLIVDCPPGTGDEPLSTLQTLGTTAMAVIVTTPQGVAIDDVRRSVSFVGEVGNRVFGIVENMSGFACPDCGAVHQIFNSGGGEALAKEAGVRFLGRIPLDPEVTHSGDEGYPFLKVHRDTATGKALEAVIAPLLTLPDPPKA